The sequence CTCAACATGACCATACATCGAGTAGTACCTGTACACACATTAAAAGATGGCACCTGTATTTGAATAAGAAATTGTTTCTAAAAGCATTATGATGAGTACATAGCAAGAAAGATAATATGACAGCttcatttcatatttttaatatacaaaatataaatttaaaaacacAATTTGGTAACAGACTGTCATTATTTATTCTGTGGCACCACGGCGTGTCCTTCACCTTCCTTTCCATTAATATCCAAAGTAGAGGCTTAACTATAGAAAGAGAAAATGGAAAATGGGCAGTTGCAGCATGCTCAGAACATATCAACACAAAATATAATTAGTGATAGCAGTATTTAACAAAAAACAAATACACAAAGGGAAGTAGTCACTTAGTGTTGATATAATTAATAAGGCAAAACAGTTCTAAGGCATGAGGCAATCATGTCACCGAATAAACTGAGAAAGGAAGAATGTTACTTCATAATAACAAGCAAAAAAGTAAACCAGAGGTCAAATTAACTGGTTTGTTACGGGTGAGCATCTTGATTAGTTCAGCATTATATAGTATTCTGGGTTCAATGCTGGACTAGTATGCATATATAAAGAAATGTACAGGGACACTCCAGGGGATGATGAAAAAGACAGCAAACCATTGTAGCTCACTCTCAGACTTAATTTGAAAGTGAAAGTAAAAACATGAGTTTTTGCCTGTCATTCAGAAATTGTCAATCCTAAATTGTATATACACTTGCTGAAATACTTTGCACAGAAATTGCTTCAATGATCTAGTATTCAAAGACGAATGAATATTATTAAATCGGTGAGAGATGGAGAAAGATGAAATTCTTCATGTTAACATTAAgcaaaaaacatatatatcCCTTGCACTATATCATTTTATGATCCATACAATGTGAAGAATAATTAAGACTCGAGCGTCTGCAGGTCTTATTCTATATCGGGCCTTCTAGAAGCCGGTAATTGATAGTTCAAATGGTTTCACTTGCAAAGAatacaaagaaacaaaaatcagTTGATGTAACAGAGCTTTTTTTTAACGATAGACAAAAATTGCAAAGGTTAGTTATCTGTCACGCAAAATTTAATATACAACACTGAAGAatagaattatattaaaaaagttTCTTATGCTTGTTAATACTTGTCATAACAAGCAGACACAACATGAATAGGAAACTTCTGGTAAGCAATCAACGTCATCGCAATAACGACAAACACAACATGAATAATAACAACCCCTATATAACCAAGGACAACTTCAAAAGGCACATAAAGAATTAAGTCGAAAACCATCCAGAAACTCCACTAATCATACCCACAAACCTACCATGCTGATACGACCTTGAGCTCCAACAAATAACACACAGCCAGACAACTAAATCACATAAAGAGAAAGCTAAAGATTCGACTCTTTCgttatcttcttttttctttattggTTAGTTAGCATAGTTGGTTTCCTCAACAGATGGAGCTGGAATTCATATCAAGAAatcattagaaaaataaaattgaaacaTTTTATAATAAccaaattttattaattttccagATAATTTGGAGTCAAGCACATGAAGCAGAGCATAGAGAACTAAACCCTAATACTCCAAATGATCTAACTTTCTGCCAAAGACTCAGAAATATTCAATGTCAAAGAATCAGAAATATTCAAGAACAAGAACCACACAAGAAATTTAAAAGGGAGAGAATAAAAATAGCATCAATTTATTCACTCCCAAACTTCAGATCACTACACAATCATCTCGATTAATAATAATTTGAGAACTACAGCTAACGATCAATCAAGAAACGAATGAACGATGAGCAAAAAAACTCGACGAGTTCATCAGTATTCCAATAGGACAATAAAGGGGTAAAAGTCCATTTCCCCACCAAATCTACAAATATGAAGATTTCgtcaaaaaagggaagaaatcaACGCCATAGATTGATTAAATCGAGTTTCCAAGATACTTCCAACCCAAACTAATTCTCCATGAATCACCAGAAAATCTGGGGAAAGAATTCATTAGAAATCAAGAAACGCATAACATAAGAATGGAACCGCAGGAGAAAGAAATTGACACGAAGATAGACCAAGAGGGACATAGAGAATGAATTAGGGGTTCTTGAAACACCTACACTATATAAACCTTGGCCGCCATTAATGGAGATCTTGGAGCTCTACCGGTCTGCTTCGGAAGGAGAAGTTGAGAAGAACCTCCTTTCTTTAATTTATATCTTTCTAGCTTTTGGAAAGGACGACGGAGAGGGTCGGGTATTTATAGAGGGAACCCAGCTCGACTGCGCTGACGTCCGTATTATTTAAGTGTTACAGTAGACTTAAACCCTATCTTATTCAGTAATCTCTGATTGGTCtgcttttaataaaaattagtagcCAGCTGCTTTCCTAATGACCACCTTGGCCCTTGATGTCATCCCCATCATCTCCCATCAATGCCgagaaattttttaaataaatcccAACTCTCAATCCTGATTCAAGATTCGTGCTTTGATATGATTATTAAATTAGGTCGCGAAATAGATTAGAAGTTATGTGGAGCTGAAAACCTTGTCGTGAATCTGACGGTCCGGATTCATTTTAGAGGCCCCGAAAGGAGAGCAGGCGGTAAGTTAACCGGGAGGATTTCCGCTTGCATCTAAGTTGGAAAGTTGAAGTGTTCGTTATACCCCCAGTTATGAGAACTATACCCTAAATGTGCGCAGCGGAGCGTACATCTCCCGTGAAGGGGGCTATATTGCGGGAGATCTGATAATtttaataaattctaataatttcttttttcttgtatcAGCGCAAACAAGGCAGGAAGCTAATCTGAGCCGTTGACTTGTTCGTAATCTGGACTCGGAATCAATAGGATTCTTCTATATCGGCTGATGCTGACCGTCGGATGATGGAGTCTGAAGGCAGAAAGTCAAGCCTGGGGAACACGGTCCAGGCTCCATTGGTCTCAGAGTTTGATCTACGAGTATATAATTTCTCCACGTGGACATTTGCGGCTCCAGAACTCCCCGGCAGCGTTAATTAAAGAAAGCCTTACAATTGGTCGTATTTACGTTTCTGGCACTTAAGCCCGCGTATTGGCCAGCGAAGCATGACGAGGGGCAACGCTGGATGCTGGGAGCCCACGCGTTTCTCCAGGCCCCAGGGGACCACGTTAATCTTCGGTAACCTTACATGGCACGTACAAGCATTGAGATTTTCACGCGCGCGCACGCGCACGCGCACGCGCACACGCAGTCAGAGAAAGAAAAGactaaacagaaaaaaaaaaaaacaaaacagaaaTCAAGGTTTCAGTGTTGATCCCAacattaggattttttttttatttcataaaaataagtTTAAAAATCATTATTTTGTTAGATAAATAACTAAtagtataaaaataaaattaccaaAGTTGAGGTCAGGGCTGGTCTGAGAACGTAGGCGATCCCGCCAATAGAAGGCCTCTGGAAGGCTGACCAAAAGAAAGCAAAGGcccatataaaacgggaacAGGAGCTAATATGAGTCtttccccttgatggaaggggggTGGGGAGTTTCCTTGGCTAGGGGCAATTTGgaaagttggggacagtagttttgttttgggtggagagaaagagagaggagggatttggttggcttgatacacgtctgaagccactctaatctttcatcccttctcttttttggttttggtcttggttttccttccctcacattactcctgatccagctgggccatgaggaagaaagaaagggggattggagacttcttggagggtagaCTGTAGAGAAAGAAACggagggagggggggttgaatggctgctgtgctgtgatgttgcagtggctgcttgggtactcacgttaaggggagatggtgggatgggacttttattaattagatagagtgaatttcccataatgcctcTACTTTTTTTTATAGAGAGGTTCCTTTCTGTACAAATTCTTTCCTTTACCTTAACCATGAACTGCCATGGGATAACCTTTTCCGATTctgcgcccccccccccccccccttctgagaacacacacacacaattaAATATATTGTGGCGGCCATCCAATTATTATCACAACTATAAAAATATGATggctttattttaaaaatattgtcGTCCATTTGATTATAGTTTCTCTTATGTTCTTGGTGCAGGCGGAGTTAGGTTAGTTGAAAACATATTGCATCACTTTCGGTTAATGAGTTGAATTCAGAATTGATAACCCTAATTAGTTAATTTGATTTTAGATGACGGAATCTATATTATCTAGACGGTTGTCCGAGTActgttaaaaaagaaaatttgtgtgagcaaaaacaggttagacTATTAGGCAAAACCCGCttaagacccgacccgacccgcattttaggacccgcggggccgggtcgggtcctaaatttggacccgttctatttttcgggtcgggtcgggtctgccCAATTTCGACCCGcaccccgacccgacccgacccaatttTTTGGACCATTTTTTTAAGACATGCAGCCCATTGGGCCGCAGGCCCGCAGTGCTACTGACTACTGTGCTCTGTGCTTTGCCCGCAGCCCGCAACGGATGATATATAAATCATCCGCTGGACCGCTTCACCTGTTGGACCCCTTCCTCCCTTTTTCTCTCCCGTGCGGCGCAGCGGCTGTGCCCAAGCCCTAGATCTCCCGTGCGGCGGAGGATCATCTGGAGGAGACGAGGACGTCGAGGAGTAGACCGCTTCCGTGCTCGGTGCCCTAGATCTCCCGTGCGGCTGTGCCCTAGATCTTGAGCTGCGGCGGAGGATCATTTGGAGAAGAGTAGCCCGCTTCCGTGCTCGGTGCCCTAGATCTTTCGACTTCCGACTCCCCATTCCGCGGATCTCCCTCTTCCCATTCTTCGGCGTCCCAAGGTATGTCCCTCCTCCAGTCCTCCGTATTTTTTTTAGCATAGGCCGGGAGATGGTTCCGGCGAAGGGGGCTTATCTTGTAACAGGGCAACGACGCCGGActtgagggagagggagagggagaggtgggggTCGTCGGGGTCCTCGAGGATAGTCGGAAGATTTGGAGGAGGGGCGTGCCACACTTGGGGAGCATCATTTCGGCCTACTTGTTTTATTTTCTACCAATCTGTGAGATCTAACCTAGTTTGCACAATTTTTTTGAGATTTAATCATAGTTTTCAAGATTTTATATGCACGACATTCTCTCTGCTAAAGTCTTCCTTGATCTGGTTTTGAACAGTGCTgtggtttttgtttttttttgcataacttGTGATATTCTGCAAGAGGTTTTGAACAGTGCTGTGGTCTTCCTCGATCTACTTTCTCTGCTTGGGTCTTGACTGGAGGATCCATATAGTAGGGATTTCTATAGTTGGCTTTGCATGCTGTAAATTATGAAAAAACATGGATGGTGGAGAATGAAATTCAATGAATACGCTATAAGCCTATGAAATAGGTTAATGTCCGTATGCCTGTATATTAATTAGCTCCTGTATATTAATTAGCTCACAATAAGTTTAGATTGTCCGTATGCCTGTATATTAATTAGCTCCTGCTAGTGTAACTGTGTAACAGTGTAAGTGTGTAACTATTCAATTGAAATCTGTACTCTCAAGTTGAAGTTTCTACTCTGAAGAaggaatttatttatttatatttttggtgGCAAATTTTTGTccttatataaatttaaaatatttgttaCTTATTCAGTTATTTGTCATAGATATACATCGTTATTAAGCcgttaatttttttgttttcattgtATAAAGTTGCATTTTATGCTCATACATCTTTATTTAATGCTTGCATGCAAAATAGGTTAATGTCCGAGATGGATAGCAATGAAAACATGGCTGAAGTTTCAAGTGTACTTCGTTGTAGTGGTTCTCAAGTAATGGAGCCTTCTAATACAGATAGCTCTAAAACGAACAGAAAAAGAAGGTCGGAGATATGGAATCATTATTGTGAGGTAGAAAATCAAAAAGACAAGGCTAGATGCAATTattgtcattttattttttcagctGATCCTAAAAATGGGACAAGCCATCTTCACAAACATGCAAATATTTGTAAGgcaaaaaaatataatgataagaaacagaaaatattaatagGCACCGTGACTTCAAAAGATGGTGTTCCATTGAACGAGTTAGTTCCCTATTCATTTGATCAGGAAAGAAGTCGTGAGGACCTTGCAAAGATGGTAATTCTACAAGAGATGCCATTTACAACAGTTGAACATCCAGCATTTCAGACCTTTGTTAGGAACCTTAGACCAGAATTTCATATTGTTTCAAGGACAACATTGTCTTCTGATTGctttaaaatttatgaaaaggaaaaatgaagacTTGAAGATTTGTTCAAGATGAACCGTGGAAGAATCAGCTTAACATCGGACATGTGGACATCAAATCAAACATTGGGATACATGTGTCTCACTGCACATTATATCACTAATGATTGGAAACTGAAAAAGCATATTATCAATTTTAAGTTGGTTCCTTCACCACATACAGGCTTAGTCATTAGTGATGCTATAGCTAACTGTATTTTATCTTGGAATATTGAGAAAAGGTTGGGTTCAATCACTCTTGATAATTTGTCAGCAAATACAGTTGTAGCAACAGAACTTCAAAAACAATTTAAAAAAGATTTACTTTTGGATGGTAAATTCTTTCATGTGCGTTGCTGTGCACATATTCTTAATTTGATTGTGAAGGATGGGTTGAAGGTAGCGGAGGGTGCTATTCATAGGATCCGCGAGgctgttaaatatataaaatcatcTCAAGGAAGGTTGGAATTATTTATGGGAATTGTGAAACAATTCAAGATGAATGGTAAAAAACGGATATGCTTAGATGTACCTACTCGTTGGAATTCTACATATCTCATGTTAAATGATGCTATACAATTCAAGGATGTATTTATGCGACTTGTGGCCCGGGATCCTAATTTTGAAGGTGCGCCAACTGAGGAAGATTGGTCTCAAGGCATCATTATTTGTGACTTCTTAAAGGTTTTTCATCTTATAACTGAAGTTTTTTCACAAACAAAAAATCCAACTGCAAATTTGTATTTCTATGAGATTTGGAGAATAAATATGCTCTTGATTGAAGAATCTAGGAGTTCAAATGCAGTTGTGATGATGATGGCTTTaaagatgcaagaaaaattTGACAAGTATTGGAAGGAATGCTCTCACATTCTTGCTGTAGGGGTTGTCCTTGATCCAAGACATAAGATGAATCTTATTAGATATTGCTTTCAGACAATCCATGGTAATGATGATCGTGCTTCATTTGAGATCAACAAAGTGCATGATGTTCTTCAAACTTTGTATGATAATTATGCAATTTTATATGGCACAAATGTCTCTCTTAATCAAGTGGATGAGAGGGTGTCTACATCCCATGGTGGAAGAGATGAGAATCGTTTTATGCATGGCTATAAAGAATTCATCCATGGAGTACAAGTTACCCAACCATCTAAGTCAGAATTAGAGACTTATTTGGAAGAGAAGGTATTTTACGATCTCTAATTTGGATGCTTACATTAAAATATTAGTCAATAATACTAATAAAAATGACATGCCATTTAATTTTTTGGAGCAGATTCATCCattagaagatcaaaattttgacATTCTACAGTATTGAAAATTCAATGAATCAAAATATCCAATATTGTCTAGGATGGTACGTGATATCTTGGCAATTCCCATTTCTACCGTTGCATCTGAGTCTGCCTTTAGCACTGCTGGCAGGGTTTTGGATGATTTTCGTAGTAGTCTATCTCCGAATACGGTTGAGGTATTGGTGTGCACACAGGATTGGCTTCGAGACAGCTTGCCTCATCTTGCAGGTTCAATTTCTATAACATTCATAAATTTTATCATGCATCAGTTGTACTAGTGCTTTAAAACTTTGAGatttttaatttcatattttcttcaTTTGTAGATGATCCACCTTCTCATACAAAATACAAGATTGAAGATTACGAAACTGTTGTTGATATTAATATCGATGATTAACTTATGCTGGTAAGTAGTAGAGTTCATCTTCATTATTATGCTTACATTTGAATTCTCCGATTTGCATCATTTCATGTGACATGACCACCTACTTGCATCATTATATATGTTGCTATCAGATGTAGGTGCAAGCAAAGAGAAATTTATGATTCCATGTGTTCAAGTTAGAAGGATGTATACATTGCATGACAAACCTGTTTACATAACCAGCAAAGACAGCATAACTTCAAAGCTCCTGCACAAACATAAAAGTGTACTCATTGATGCTTAAACTTTATAATTTTATAGTATAATGATCGTAAACTGATGTTGCTTCTTTGCTTTATGCAGGATGGTGGTAATCTATCTTAACTAATGGGACAAGTCATCTTCACTGAACATGATGTTGATGTTGATGTTGATGTTGATGTTAATTGCATGATGTTGATGTTGTGATGCATCCTTTTGGATTGTCATATGGGGTAGAATTTTGCTGTGATGTAGTAAATTGTAATGTTGTGATCCTAAAACTGTGACCCAGGTTGTAATGTTGTTGTTTGGATTGTCCTTTGTCATATGGGGTTGAATTTTACTTTGAAAAATCCTGTGATGCTAATACTGTAACCAGCTTTGATTATAAACTTACATCTTAGTGCATAGGTGGTGGAATTGAAGTGTCTATTGGCCTTTGTCCTGTATGTCTCATGTTTACTAGTGGATATCAATAATTGGAATGGTTTGAGAAAGAAGTTGTTATAATTCTTTAGGTGTTTGACTCCTCCTGACAAGTGtgttttttgtttcttcttttcttgatgCAGACGAAGTGAACCAAGAAGGCTGGAATTGTTGGCAAATATGGTAACCAAATTCTTCATAGCTGTTTTCCTTTGCTTGTCTATTTCTACCATTGCAGTAGCTGTTGCCTATTTTCTCCGATTCATTGTCATGTCTTGGGATCCAGGTACCAGATATGGTGCTAGTTTGCGAAAGCAAATCAAGAAAATGGAAGTCTCCCAGCATGCCAAGTATTTCTGTGAGTTCTGTGGAAAGGTATCATCTCATCTCTTGCATTGAGACTATCTTGTTGTTGATTATTATCTTATTATATGCTGACTGCAAAATGCTTTTTTTATTGCTCGTTATGAAGTAAGAAAATTGTGCTTAAATTTTAATCTTCGCAACATCAACTCGAAGTGGACTGAAGTCTGCTGAAAAGAGATAGGTATCTAAATACAGTTGGGAATTTATGATGAATCAAGTTAACAGAAGGCACTGAGTTGAATTAGTAGAATTCATGAAGTTCATGTTCAAAATTTAGTGTTCCAAATGACCACCTACTTGCATCATTATATATGTTGCTATCAGATGTAGGTGCAAGCAAAGAGAAATTTATGATTCTATGTGTTCAAGTTAGAAGGATGTATATATTGCATGACAAACCTGTTTACATAACCAGCAAAGACAGCATAACTTCAAAGCTCCTGCACAAACATAAAAGTGTACTCATTGATGCTTAAACTTTATAATTTTATAGTATAATGATCGTAAACTGATGTTGCTTCTTTGCTTTATGCAGGATGGTGGTAATCTATCTTAACTAATGGGACAAGTCATCTTCACTGAACATGATGTTGATGTTGTGATGCATCCTTTTGGATTGTCATATGGGGTAGAATTTTGCTGTGATGTAGTAAATTGTAATGTTGTGATCCTAAAACTGTGACCCAGGTTGTAATGCTGTTGTTTGGATTGTCCTTTGTCATATGGGGTTGAATTTTGCTTTGAAAAATCCTTTGATGCTAATACTGTAACCAGCTTTGATTCTTTATGAATAGCAATTCCAAGTTGCAACTGTTCAAATGTTTATGTTTTAGATGGAAAGTTGCACCTGTTCAAATGTTTTAGATGCAGGTACTTGCAGTCTCAATGTTGGACAAGTTGATTTTGTTTTAGATCTGAACCTATTTTGAATGTAACAGATGGATAAATGTGTTTTGAATAAGCTAGATCTAAACCTGGTTGATCAGTTTGCCTTCAATTTTTTTGGTGAAACGTATTCTGAACCGGTTTTGAATGTAACAGATATTGAATTGTTGAGCTTGCAGCCTTTATTTTCACGCTTCCAGCCTTTCAGGAGGAATTGTTGAGCTTGCAAAAGGCTTCACCTGATGGTGAATTGGTGAATCGGTGATGGAGTATTGGAGTTGACAAAATATTGAATTAAAAATGCAAATCCGACCCGGACCCGATCCGGACCCgatccggacccgacccggacccgatccggacccgacccggacccgatccggacccgacccgacccgaatgacccATCGGGGTAGgtatggacccgacccgacccgatccgtttttcaaccgggtcgggtctgggtccaaaattaggacccgaacatgcaaccgggtcggatcggggtcacctaggacccgacccaacccgacccatttgcagccctaggCAAAAGCAGGTTACACAGGTAGGCTGAGTTTGAACTTCCCAACCCCAAGCCTAAAAGCTAAAATTTGTATGGGCTACGTGACAATTGTGGCATAAAATGTGGTTGTAGTTAGAGACCATAACTATAGCAAATGCTTAAAGCTTGATCTACCTAATCGTATCTATTGATTCGACTGGGACCAGCCCTAATGACCAGAAGAAAAGCCTTTAACAACTAGCCTTCTACCTGGCATAAAAGGATGGGTCAAATTTGTGTAACTGCAGTAGATtatgaacaaaaatcatatggggCGCGTACCATACTAGATCCTATGGTACGCGCTCCTATTTCGGCCACGTCAATATTTTACACGAATCTCAAAAAAGTGGATTGCGACCTATTTAAGTCGGCAAACCTATCTTATGGGAGTTTGAGTGGGACCGGCTTGGAGTGAGCTATAAGCAACAGCCTGAAAATTTTAATGTAGGCAAACTTATTTAGATACCCGGCATGTTTGACATTACCACTATGTTCATCTCGTTGGCCTTCTGACGACCGCAGCTTACTTTAAGCTATTGCAGTGGATCATGATGCAATTGTGGCATAAAATACCAATCCTTGTGTCCGACTTGGATGACCGGCAGtttaaagcttttttttttttctggtgtgTGTGCGCGCGTCAAAGAAagtataatatttatttatataggaCGTGCCAACCCTGTAGCAGCTCAAGAAGAACAATGCGAGTAGTTAATACACCCAGATGACATAACGTCCATGATAAGGTCCATGACATGTGGTTCCGAAAGCGATGCATGGAATTGCTCGACcgaaagaagaagataatgtccATGACATGTGGTTCTGAATTTATGACCGTGTGATCAGTGGAAGTTGGTGGGTCAGCAAGGATACCTCTATCGTGGTAGGTTCCCGCATAAAAGAAATAGGGGCCCACCACCATGTGGAACACTGGATGGGCACTTCTGAGTTCCGACCGTTAGGGTGCATGCTATTGTTTTGCATCCTCCCAAAATCCTGTTTGTCGGATATATTCAGGTTTTGGATTCAATATTTATTTAAGTTAgaataaatattagtaatttgCTAAAaggagattgataacctactctctgctatgataggttatcaatctacccattttttattagacaaaaaatatccttacttttttataactcttaagaatattttatgttttttacCAACCTTATATTAATTCATCCTCTCAACCCCCAATTAATGCtctatccctctctctctctctctcacacacacacacacacgcacgcacgcgcgcgcgcacacatatatatatatatatatatgtagatacatacatacatatagatgtatgtatatatatagatagatatatgtatgtatatatacgtacgtgtgtgcgtgtgtgtgtgtgtatatatatatacatccatatgtatgtatctatatatatgtatatgtatacatacatacatacatacacacacacacacacacacacacacacacacacacacacatatatatatatatatatatatatatatatatataacggagagagaaagaaagagagggagagagtattaattagggggttgagagggtgagttaataTGGAATTgtaaaaatacataaaataccattaagagttataaaaagtaagaataTTTTTTGTCTTAAAAAAAGGGGTTGATTGATAACataccataacagagagtaggttatcaatccccttTGCTAAAAATAGAACAGAGTTATCTTTTCAAGTCAACGCACACGTATTCCACTAGAAGCAGCTCAACAAATTTAGGAGCCTAAGGCGAACTTACtaataataatcataataaatgcatttagaaattatttgggGCCTCAATGTATTTATGCCTAAGAATCTTTTGGGACCTCAATGTATTTATagctaagagtctttagatttgAGGGTCTTAATGCATTTATAGCTAAGACTGTTTTGGGGGCTCAATGCATTCATAGCTAAGAGTCTTTTGGGGGCCCCCAATGCATTCATAGCTAAGAGTCTTTAGGCTGGGGCCTTACCATCCTACTGCTTGAAGGTCTCTCAAACTGAATTTTTGCTATGATCCCGTCTAATGTCC is a genomic window of Phoenix dactylifera cultivar Barhee BC4 chromosome 4, palm_55x_up_171113_PBpolish2nd_filt_p, whole genome shotgun sequence containing:
- the LOC120110552 gene encoding zinc finger BED domain-containing protein RICESLEEPER 2-like yields the protein MNRGRISLTSDMWTSNQTLGYMCLTAHYITNDWKLKKHIINFKLVPSPHTGLVISDAIANCILSWNIEKRLGSITLDNLSANTVVATELQKQFKKDLLLDGKFFHVRCCAHILNLIVKDGLKVAEGAIHRIREAVKYIKSSQGRLELFMGIVKQFKMNGKKRICLDVPTRWNSTYLMLNDAIQFKDVFMRLVARDPNFEGAPTEEDWSQGIIICDFLKVFHLITEVFSQTKNPTANLYFYEIWRINMLLIEESRSSNAVVMMMALKMQEKFDKYWKECSHILAVGVVLDPRHKMNLIRYCFQTIHGNDDRASFEINKVHDVLQTLYDNYAILYGTNVSLNQVDERVSTSHGGRDENRFMHGYKEFIHGVQVTQPSKSELETYLEEKVFYDL